The Gilliamella apicola genome window below encodes:
- the grxB gene encoding glutaredoxin 2: protein MKLYIYEHCPFCVRARMIFGLKDIPVELHVFLSDDFKSPESMIGQKMAPILEKDDGSYMPESLDIVDYVDNHYGNKPILIGPKSPSIENLIKQLQQYDYKLECPRYIKLGLAEFATQSAINYFVTSKTKKIGSFDECLAQTDTLVSEISKLLNDLEPLIVSPQACNGQLSLDDICLFPVLRNLTCVKGLYFPPKVKEYIESMAKLTKVNLFFDKAI from the coding sequence AGATATCCCTGTTGAGTTACATGTATTTTTGAGTGATGATTTTAAGTCTCCCGAAAGTATGATTGGTCAAAAAATGGCACCAATTTTAGAAAAGGATGATGGTAGTTATATGCCTGAAAGTCTGGATATTGTCGATTATGTCGATAATCATTATGGGAATAAACCTATCTTAATCGGTCCAAAATCGCCAAGTATTGAAAATTTAATTAAACAACTACAGCAATATGATTATAAATTAGAGTGCCCGCGTTATATAAAACTTGGCTTAGCAGAATTTGCAACTCAAAGTGCGATCAATTATTTTGTCACAAGTAAGACCAAAAAAATCGGTTCGTTCGATGAATGTTTAGCACAAACAGATACTTTGGTTTCTGAGATATCTAAGTTGTTAAACGATCTTGAACCGTTGATTGTTTCGCCACAAGCTTGTAATGGGCAACTGTCTTTAGATGATATCTGTCTGTTTCCTGTTTTACGTAATTTGACTTGTGTAAAAGGATTATATTTTCCGCCTAAAGTTAAGGAGTATATTGAGTCAATGGCTAAATTAACCAAAGTGAATTTATTTTTTGATAAAGCAATTTAA